From the Melospiza georgiana isolate bMelGeo1 chromosome 4, bMelGeo1.pri, whole genome shotgun sequence genome, the window GGCTACAGCAGAGAGAGGATATGAGCATGCAGTGAAGATCACAGGCCCTTAACAGCTGGCAtatcagcacagcagcattcatacatttattctttttgttcttcacctcttttgaaaaacatttctacTTGGTTCTATTTAGTTGAGAGATACATAGTTATGTATAGCTACAAAATACATGGTCATGTTTAATTGTACTTGCCTATTTCAACTCTTGTGAATAAAGCCATCTATTTGCATTTACTTTAACATGAATTTAAAGTAAGTTAATAACATAATGACCTTGCTAACCTAGAGAAGCTGCTTAGAGAACTTTAACATGCAATCTACCTCACCAGCACATCTACCAATGTGCATATACATGGTAACAGTAAGTGTTTCTTAGGGCAGACAAAGGGGTGGGTGTCATCCCAGTGACCCTTCAGAAGACTCTGGCAGGTAGCAAGGTGTTGGACACTGTATTGCTATCTGAAAATCCAGATGGATTCAGATGGGAGATTGGGCTGCATAACCTCTAGAGGTACCTTACAACATTTCAAATTCTACACAAACCTTTTGGAGCCTTGTAAAACTCAAAGCAAAATGGAATCTTCCTCAGACTGCTCTTCCTCCAGGATAAACAATTTACTGCAGAATAGTTTTGGCATTGGAGTCTTCATCTTCTCCATCTGTATTAACCCTTTTCTCAGTACATTTTCCATAAATTactaaatcattaaaaaaacactTTCAAAGGTATAACACTGAAGTAAGATCCAACTAGTGTATATACTGCACCAGTATGTACACTTTTAGCAGCAGGTGTTTGGGGTTTATGTGCAATAGCATAAAGAGATTCCTGTCCCCTTTTAATAAAGTGTAGGCGCAAAAAGAGAACTACAGAAGTGTAACATCTAGAAAAGCCTTTATTTATTCAAGGATTAAAGATATGTTTCTCATAATGCTTATTTCAGAAAACTGTATTTATAAGGCCAGTGGTTATTTCAAGGCCAATGCCCCAAATATATTTTAGGGTGTATTTTACAGCATTTATTCTCCTAAAGATATTTTAATCTCTGTTTCTGCATAAGTATTAACTTTTGCTCTTAttctttctaaataaaaatattgccagaatgcaggaaaccAAGTtgaaggaaatggaaatagatattgctaaaaaaacccaaagcattGGTAACCTTAAAAGGCTGCTTCAGGAAGCAACAGAACGTGAACACAATGCTGATAAAAATTTACAAGATCTAAAAGAACAAGTGAGTAAAATTAACCTAGATAACTCTAAAAGTAGAATGCTTGTCTTTGTAATGTCTGTAGTGGCAGAATACTTGTTTTTTCTCCAATCCTTTACTTTTTAGGTTTTTTGAGTCATAGTTgctatatttacatattttagcCAATTAATGAGGTTTACCATATATTATCAATACATATTCTTGACTTGCAGGCAACTGTTATTTTTCTACTGTGTTCTTCTATTGGGTTTTTACTATAGTTTCAGTGATCACATGAAAGCCTGTGGATGGATGCTTCAAAAGGTCTTACAATCTTTCCAGCTTGTTCTGCAGTGAGGTTGCTGCAGAGATTCCGCTATTCCCTCCAGTTTGGATTTTTGGTCGGGGGCAGGAGCGTATTGAGTTCACTGTCCCAAACAGGATCCTCATTTCTGCTTCCAGTCTGCCCTCTTATGTGCAGTCTCTGGTATTCTTACAAGTGCTATTGTACATGTGGAGGAGTTAATGAATTTTGAACTCGGGTACCTTTGAACAAATGCATCATGTTTTGGCTTTTAAGTACAGAGGTGCAGTGCTAGAATTGCCCCTACATCAGCTTTCATCTCATTTATTTATATGCAGATGATTTACTCCCCAGGCACCTGGTACTGGCCCTTCTCAGTGTAAGATATCAAATACAAAACTTCCAATATGTGAagtcatatatatatattatgtgAGGAAGTAGATGTGTTCAATAAATAGAACTTGGAATTGATTCGTGTAAAACAATTACTTCATTAATTTTCCCTGGTCTTCCTTTTCTAACATCAGTGTTATTAACATGAAGTGTATACTAGGAGCAGATTTAAGAGGGATAGAATATTACTCTGGGAGCAACACAGTTTCAAGTTTCTTTCATGTCTCAAGTACTGATGAAGGGATGAAATCAAAGTTAACTAcatttcagaaaacagagcctgactgtgaaaaaaaaataacccaaatccTTACCACATTAGGTAGTAACAGAACAAAAACCTCTAATTGCCAGTACCCTCAAGCGAGTTCATGAACTGTCACTGCATTTATTACCTGTACATAATCATATATTTAAACCACTACTGTGCTCCTGCATCTTTGCCAGGCATCTCTTTCAGAGGCTCCCTCCCTCTCTTATAACTTAACTGCAGGCCACCCCTAGTCAGTGTACCCTCGTTGGGGTTGGCATTGCAAATCACAGAGTTTTCGTACAGTTTTTCAAAATGAACTGGGACAAACGTGCAAATAAGCACAtcagtaatatttttaaagcatttaaattatttaggCATATAAATTTCTTATGTATATGAATATAGTATATTGGTGTAGCTATGTATCCAACTTTTTTGTAAATCTAATTTCTAAATACTTATTTCTTCACCCTTCATGAAATATGTAGCAATTATCTTTACTAACTTTGGAAAGGCTGGCAAGAATGAGCTTTGGGTGCAGAAACTGTACaggaacaattatttttttttctgatagcTTAATGTTTGGTTACATCCTTAgtattattttcattcttttttaatCTTGGGTTCAAGAGAACTCTGTCTGAACTGCACTGTCATGGATATTGTTTTCAACATTAAAACttccttaatttttcttttaagattgAGCATCTTAAACATCTTCCTGAAGCTACAGGGACAGAGCAAAACATCATGAAGGAGCTTCAGCTTTTAAGGTAATGTACTTCTAAACTAACTAAACACCTCAGCCAATATACATGAAATAAGATCAGGAAATGGTCATTGCAATTTttagttaaatattttatggtttaaaatgctttaataattaaaaaaaaatctaatttttttttatattccaGATTAACTAATAATCaattagagaaagaaaaagcagaactaGTGCATCAGATGAACGCTTGTAAGAATGAAAGACACACCTTTACAAGTGAAGGTCCTGCAGCTGGTAATAATTTTCAATACCTTAAAATAATTATCTTCTTGTATTTAAGGTCTGAAACTACTTAACGTGTGTGCAAACTGATAAGAAATCTACAGAATTATTTGAAGTAGATTAATACTGAAGTAGTGTAAACTCAAGCAGATTAAGGTCTTGGATTTTTGAGTACATGTACAAGctttttaaagagaattttcaGTAAAAATCTCCATAATCAATTATTTTGAGCAACAGGCTGTAAACTTTATATGATTTTCCCCAGGTGACTTGTTTGGTGATCTCAATTGgttttatttatctgtttcatcTTTCAGGAGATGCAGAACTATTGAAACAAGATTATTTGTGCCATGGGTTTTCACTACTTACTAtttcataaaaaaaatctttatttttgcaGGACACAATAAAACTTTGGAGGATAAAATTGACAAACTACTGAAAGAAATGGATGATCTCCAGTCACAGCTGGAGGCTTCAGAGCTcgaaaaacagaaattaaaggtGAGCTGCAAGGATCATCTTAGGCAAGATAACAAACAAAACTGTGGTTAGCTAGAAAGCTGTTTAATAGCTGAATTAATATTTAATGACAAAGTCAATTTTTAAACATTGTTTACAAAGCctattttgtttttatgaagGTACTGTTTATGGGTAGAGTTTTTTGCTTCTAGACAAGATTGTTATTCTCTTATCATATATAAGTTTTTGCCCtcaagaaaaaggcaaaaaaggtgTTGTGTAGTATTAACAAAGTTCGGGATAAAGGTGGTACTCCTTCATTCTTTTCAATAGGAAGAGACAAAAGAGCTGAGAAGAGAACTAGAAACCTATAATCCTTCCTTTTTCGAAGAACTTGAGGATCTAAAATATAACTACAAagaagaagttaaaaaaaatgttatcttGGAAGAGAGATTGAAGCAGCTTTGTGAAGAGTTTGGCATTCAGGATAGTCCTGGCAATACTTCTGTTGATTAGGGTAGTGTTCAGTATCCTCATCATTGATACAAAAAATAAAGTTGTCTGTGTTTATCTTGGAATTATACAAGTCTCTTAAAGTTATGTTAGTTTGCACACACCTAAGAGGGCAGAATTGGATTATTCAACAATTCATTGTCAGTATTTATATACAGCAGTCAAAATAAAAGGGAGTTTTACCTCTCCCAGCTCTTGTGCAATAGTATATTTTAATTCAGAACAGTTAATTTGAGTAATAAGGTGTCAGGTAAAATTAAAAGTTTGGGCTTCTCTTAAAAGTTAATAAGCATTTAAACTGTCAGCATACTAAGTATGCTAAGCCCCAGATCAGTAACAATATGTAATTTGTTCTTGTTGTCTTGTGCAACCATAATGTTTAACTCTGAACTCAGGGTGAATGTGCTGCATGTCTTTTCTTATGTTCCTGGTTATTTTTACCTCAATGTTAAAAATTCCAAGAACAAAGAACTGAAAATGAAGCTGTAGTATCTCAGCCAAACCACTCGTATTTTTGTACATaactgatttttcattttgtttattttgtattGCTGGATGTATACTTTTATAGCAGAGATGAAATAAAGCCAACTCAAATGATCATTCAGTCTCACCTTTATTATTGATATACCTTATCTTAATATGCTTGTGATGAAGTTTTGTAATTGAGACACAGTTGTAAATGGGAATTACTAAGCCAAGTCATATCTCCCTCTACTTACTAGGCTCtccaaaataaaactattttctattatttacTCTTTTTGTCCCAATATAGTGCAAGTGCCTTTAAGATATAGGTTAGCTGGGTTTTTAAATAATAGCATAATGCTGCAGATGTACAGTTAAGTGATACCAGGAAGTTTTCCCCCGTAAGAAACAGTTACAACTTCAAAAAAATTGTCAAATTTTAAGACTAATTCTGGTCCCAACTGAAATATGTCTTTTCACTGTTAAGAAGCGTTATGCTAAGTCTCAAATCTACATACAACAGTGtcaaaataattacatttgtAGAAGCACAACCTATGTAACTTTTCCAGTTGATTGCATTCATTAGTAAAGCTTTTAGGACCAGCCAGTGGTAGAAAACATACTTCCTACACTTAATGCTAACAGTTTCCAGGAATGTGTTCAAAAGtcagggatttttcataaaagaaacATGCTGGAAGCTAGATCTCTGCTCTGACTGTCATAACTCTTATTTAGTCATTTAGGATAAACTTAAAATGATACAGTAGTACCTGGGCAGTTGCCCAAGCTAGAAGAGTATTCATGAAGAATTCTGTGGTAGACACAAGTAAGAGCAATGCAGAACATACAACAAttaacttaaaagaaaaaattaatttcaagcaTCAAACTTGATATCTTTGAGTCTGTCAAATTTTTGTCCATCCAACATTGAAAAATGGTGAAACAAACTCTTTGGTTCAAAGTCATAGTCACATTTAGTTccattaaaagaaattacaacAGGCTGAGAATTCAGGTATGTCTCTGCAAGTGGCCAAGGTAAACCAAGATGATGGCGATGGagctaaaagaaaaggaaagaagatcAGTTCAGCCATTTTGATATAATGCAAAAATTCCCAGCTTGGGAAGTGTGTGGGTGGCTGTGGTTTCTAGGATCCTCTGCATCAGGACACTTAAAATCATTAATGAAGTGATCTCTGTAACATGAACAACGAAGTGCAAAAGGCAAACCAGAACCAAGGTGTCCTCCACAGTTTCAGAAATAGTATAAACCTGCTAATTAATCAGAAATCATATTCTTATTAAATAATACTTGTTCTATTAGTCAACATTatgagaatttaatttttaaacagagGAATTAAGCTTTAATGATTTCTATACAGAGAGACAAGAACATATGTTCTCAATTACTTTATAAGCATGTTGGGAATGAAAAAGTTCAACATGTTATGTTGTCATTTAGTGGCTTTTCTAATTGTACTGTCATCTTGTTTGTTGAAGAGCATTCACTATTAAAGAATTtggaaaagaagacaaaaaatgaATACAGTACATCACATTTTATATTCTTACAGTGCTTTCCACATGTCCATCCACATACTTGCCTTGATTAAACACCCATCATGGCAGTGCCACACAATTCCTTCAACTTTACCCTCCGTACAGCTTTCAAACCAGGACAGTATGTCATTTTGCTTCAAGGCAGGCGGATTCTTTATTTCAAAAGCTCCATGTGGGACCAGAAGATGTACAGGGTGCTTCTTGCTTCCCAATCCTACATTCAAAGAAACAAATACCTTCCTCCTAGTTAAGAGTGTTTCCTCACTTTTGTTATTGCAGATATCTTAAAAGCACTCTGTAGAGGTAAACTTCTATTAGATGCTACAATGTTGTCCTGCCTTTAACAGAACagttaattaaatttttaagtaCCAAATGCAGCTGTCCCTTAtcacattttaatttatatttattaaaacatcctcctcctctgtatAAAACAAACATGACACAGATTTATAGTTGTCTGTTTTCCATTGTGGTCACCTCCTCAGTCACCATACAGCTAGCAGCTACATCCTCCACCCTTCAGATCATGATCAATGGCACAAACATcttggttcctgaaaatctggCAAATCTTCTCATGAATACTTAAAACTGGGCTGTTAACAACTGCAGTGCCTTTTCCTGTTAACATAAATCTTCATTTAAGAACACAGCTATTAGAACTTTTCGTTGCAATTCTTGTACATACTGAGGAAGTGCTTAGGACACCAGGGTAGGACTGTTTTTTCCTATCCATCCTTGCAAGTTATCCTAACAGCAAAGCACAGAAGTTAGAACTCACTTGTGCTCATATGTAATTGGTTTCTCCTTATAAGGCTTTTAAATGAAGAAGCCACGACTGAAATTTAGGCTAAATtacatttccttaaaaaaattcctatttTATCATCTAAGAATTGCAACTTGTGGGGGCTCCAAAAGCTAACTTTAGGGGCTCCAAAAAATGGCTGAATGAAGTTTTCTACTTCAATTCATCAAAAGAGTATGCAAAAAAGTGAAGGCTCCAAGAAACAAACTTAAAAAATTCTACTAGTATTTTAACAGTAATATTTACAAcagtttttccagttttttgGAAGACAAAAGCAATGCATTTTTATAGTAACTGAGGTTTAACAGACATAACTAGTCCCATGACAACTCAGCTTTCTAAGGTATTTCTGGGTGAGAGTTCCTTCAGCCAgccctttctctcctttctaAGAAGGTTGCTACTGGAAAACTCTTAAAAAACTAacacaaagaaaatgcattGATTTCACTCAAAAATACCACTcaagaaaaaagtatttaagaACAGACCATATAAACTTACCATATGGATTTGCATTGATATTAGTTCCAATCAGCTCCAATGTTTGTTCTAAAATTTCTGATAATGGCACGGGACTGATTTCCAGAAGCCCTGGGTCAGCATGGTGTTTCAGTACCAGTGCTACTCCAGCCTCATAATTTACAACAGATGAGTGCCAGCAATACTGCTTACTGTTCTTCTCCACAGGCACCCAACCTAggagaaaacacattttacCAAAGTAAATATCTGAAGTTATTAAATGCATACTAGAAGCCTTTATAGGCATTATAAAAAATCCTACAGCTAACTACAAAGAGAAAGAGTAAAAACTGTTGTATCTTAGAAGAATGCAAATGTGACAATTATGCCTTCAGCTGAAGGCCTGTAAGTTTGTACAGCAAACTGCAATTATTTCCACGTGTCAGAAAAACAAAGCCTTTCTGGATAGTGAATGAATGACattccaattttattttttctgaatacGTTAACTACTATTTTTAACTCTGGAATTAATTCCAATTCACTTCAGAAATTCACACACACCTTTCCCCAGTTTTACCTGTGCTGCATCATAGGTACCTGGCATATGTCCATTTTCATCAGGCAAAGGATTGCCATTAGAGAACTCTATGTCCTTTGCTGGAATCCAGGTATCTGGAACAGGCTTGAAATCCTCTTCAATATTCCAAACAAATTCTAGACATATAAATGCAACACTTTGTTTTTGATAAGCTGTTAACCAACTTTGCTTTAGTCATCTTTCAATGCAATTATCAAAATATGATTGATTTAAACCTTGTTTGTTACAGACAGTAGTCCCAGTTACTTTGTACAAACACCAACATCTGTCACACTCAAGTGCTTTACCATTAGGGTAGTTTAAAGATGCATTTAGCCTTTAAGAAGTTTAAAAGTTCAAAAATTAGGATCAAAAATTTAGCTACTTAGTCCAGTTTAAATCTCTTCAATGTAAAGGGTGATGTTAAAAAAACTGGAGCAAGACAACTGATTATTTGTTAGCCTAGTTGTTTTTCTAACTGGATACCTCACATTgtcaaaaagaaggaaagaaatcttCACTAACCTTTGCAATCCTCCAATGAATACAAGAATCGCTTAAACCTTTTTTCACCTTGTTTGGAGGGTTTTCGATCCAACCTGGCCCACAGGTAGGGCTGTCCTAGGAGTTCCCAAAGACAAAACCAGCACTTTACTGAGGTGACCATATCCTGCAGAGTACTGAAACCAGCTACATCACAGGCAAGATAGGAATTCCTATTTGCCACTAGAGAAATTTTATAAGCAAAGCCATCCACTCTAAATTCAAAGTACACTGTGAATTTCCAAATCTATTTTAGCTTCTATGTAGAGTCCTGCCTAGTGTAATACAGAGTTCACTTACAACTGCAGGTGAAGGCATGAGCCCCAGTGAGTCAATGAACCACAGTCTTCTCATTTCCTCCCAACCTCTCTACTTCTATAAATATTCCCCAAGGAAATCAGACACTCTTATTATACATGACCCAGTTTGCAAGGAAGACTTACTAACAGGAAGTTTAAAAACTAGAATAGTTCCTGGATGTTAGTATTCACTTAAATCATACTTCACATATTTTAGAGAGTAAATGCTAAACAACTTCAGAAACACGTTCCAAGTCTATGGTAACTATTACTTTGTGGTGAACATGCTTAATGACACTTGAGTTCACAAACAGCTGTAAATAAATCAtacaaaaaaagggaaaactaaGTAAAACAAGTTCTAGTCAGCATGAGAAATCTGCAAATGGATCTTCCTTATTACCTTTATATGTTGTTACATAACAGCAGGTTCCATCCACCTTTTCAGTAGGAACTGCATTGTGTACATCTGCCTCTAATGCCTTTCCAGTTATAGTGTCAGTTGCCAAAACTTTAAATGGCTGAAAAGAAGACAAATGTCCATGTTACTGCCTTGCTCTCATAAGGATTCCTGCTCCTTTTTCAGTTGCCCTCTATAAATCCAGCTCTTTAGGTATTACACATTATAGGGcagatttttaataatttcttcaaAACTTGATAGTTTGCAAAGTACTCTAAGACAGAATAACTAGGGCAATCTGTTTGTAAAgtctctccctctttcccatTTTTGATTATTATTTAAAGATGATTTTGCTTTCCCCTTTAAACAGGGCATATAAACCGCAAGGGTCGCACTCCAACACAGCAACATTTTGAGATCCACCTTCCTGCATTAAGGCTGCAATAGAAATTCCTCCTGACTAGCTCTTCCCAGGCTTTCAGTTTGGAGATGAAAGTCAATTGCACCATGATAGTGCAATACACAGAGCAGGTGTTTTTTCAAGGTAGCAAAAGCATCCTGGTATTAAACACTCAGCATCAGCAATGTCAGTTAAACACTTGCTTTGAAAGAGCAAAGAAATACATGACCTGTGGATCTTAAACAAACAGCCAACTAGTATGAATTTCTAGGACTTCTGCACAGCTTCTCTAAGAGTTTCACTGCAAACATGCAATCAGTGATGTCTggattcaaatatttttctctataATTATCATACCTCCCATGTTCTCTCCCCAGTCAACTTTGTCTTTTAATCTGGACTCTCTCTGCTagcaaaacacaaagaaagTCCTTGTCTGGCAGAAGTCTTGAAACAGAATGTGGAATTCATAAAATGAGAACCTATGTTACATGACAAGACTGTTTCATATTATAAGATGTGTAACCATAACAAATAGCATATATCAAGACTACATTAAAAATTTCAGGGTAGTGACAAAACATTCCCATTGGTTTCACCACCAGTACCACCTTCTTTCTTCCCTACCAGTCATAACCACGTTTTATTCTTGCCTGAACtttaaaaacacaacaaaaacaaatcaaagcaacaacaaaaaaaaaatacaaaaaaaaaaaaaaaaaaaaaaaaccaaaaaaaaaccaaaactaagccaaaccagccaaacaaaaATAGCACATGCCAGTTCCAGATCTATTACCCTGTTAGGTTTTTCTGTGAAGATAATCACCAGTGTAGGAAGGTACCCTTATATTACCATTATTGAGATGGTTTAACTCTAAGTCGAACAATTATGTTACTGTTGTTTTGGCAACCATTTCAgctctttcatccagaagcgaATCACCAAGGGGAGAACACCCGCAGTTGCATTCCATCTCACTACACAGCTGCCACTAAAACCAGGGAACACAAGCTGGAGGTCTGCAGCTAGACAGGTGAGTGTGCCGCCCCAGTCTGCCCACATCTCACTTTTCCTCCTACGAGGCTCACAGGCGGCAGTGGCAGGCCGGTTTCCCACAGGCTCCCCGTGCGGCCATGCTGGGGTGGCCTTCACTtagaaaaagcaaacacagcatCAGGGTGAACACCTGTACGCACCTGCCAGGAAAAGCGTGGGGCTGAGCCGGCACGGCTCTCAGACGGGCGTTCCTCCCTGCATTTCAGCGGGAAGCCCCTACACAAGCCTGTCCCGTGAGGTTCCCTTAACTCTGCAGCCGATCTCTGGCCACTCGGCCGTGGCTGGGGGCGCCGGCACGGTCCGTGCTGTTGCGAGCCGCGGCCCAGCGGTTTCCCCTGCTCGGACACGGCCCAGCCCCACCTGCCTGCCCCCCGTCCTCCCGTCCCggtgctgccccagccaccTGTCGCTCCCGCTTGGCCGAGGGCTCGTCCTTCACCTCGGTGACGAACAGACACGGCACCTTGCGCTGCACCGCGCCCCGCCGCCTCATGGCCCCGGCCGGCCGGccgcccgcgcccgccgccgccgccgccgagcctgcgcccgcccgcccgcgctgCCCTACGGGAAATGGAGTccggcgcggccgccgccgggggcgctgctgctgctgcgcggggcggggccgcctcCCGGCCAACATCGGGCCCAGCAGCGCCCGGCTCCGctcgcccggcccggcccgggcgggGCCAGCTGCGCTTTCTCCGGCGCCGGCTCCTGCGAGAGTAGACGCCTATGGACTCCTGGGTCTATAGGTTCTGCCAGGAAGTTACTCCAGCGCGGACTTCTCATGGGCTCACAGCCCCCCACCCACCTGCCCTGGCGTGGGGCCCTGCGCAGGCTGCGGGTCCATGTCTGCCGCACCGtggatctccatgggctgcaggggcacagctgcctcgcCATGGCCTTCACCACGGGCTGCAGGGGACACTCTCTGCCCGGCATCTGGAGCACCTTCTCCCCCTTCTTCTTCCCTGACCTTGGTGGCCGAGGGTTCTTTCTCCCAcacatattctcactcctcCCTCTGACTGTTGTTGCCCAGCTGTGGTATCTTTGTGGTATCAGAGATTTGTTTTTAAGACCACAGTTGCATCAGCAAGAAGTTGGGTATTATTTAAGCTTCGCTAAATTGGTTTGTTACACTTCACATTAAAAAAGTACCAGAATGGGCGACTCTTTGAAACAACATGATATTCTATATTTTACTTGGATgcagcagagagaaaggaaggtgttcagcctggacaGGTCATGTAGCAGCATCATGCTGGTGTCCCAAGCTGGAAGAGCAGTTGGCAACTGTTAAAATGTAACATTCCATCCTGGCTAACAACTGCTCTCAGTTCAGTTCAACAGTTCAGCCACATGGAGAAGGTACCACATGCTTCCTTCAactattttttgttttagctACTCTATCCACTGAGTTTATTGTCGTCTGAAGGTTGGCATTTGGAAGAAAACTGTTTTCAGGATAAGATGATTTGCCTGACTGCTGATAGCTTTGATTCAAAGAAGTACTTACATTCCACCTGGTAAAAATCTAGGGATGGTTTTAGGGCTCTTGGTTATTCCATCCATTTTTAAGGGTCTGGGAGTTAGGTGTTAATGCCTGGGAGATGGGCTTTGTGTCTCAGGGGGTGGCCCAATTGTACTGACTACAATCCAAAAGTTTTTGGAGATGCTGCTCTTAGCTGTTAATGTCTGGAACTGGGAGAAACCTGCTTCCAAACATTCCAATATTTTCAAGTAGGGccttgttttcatttaaaaaattactcaGAAACTCATTCTAAAATAACACCCAACATGACATTTACAATTTTCAGGTGGGATGCCATTTACATCCAGGATATAAGCCTGCGTTTACGTATTCAGGGTGAATCTCGTGGGCCCTTGCCTCTTTGGAATTACAAGTTTATCATATATTTGAGATAGATACCTCAGGTTATAAGGAGAAGTGAATTGCATCATCAGAGA encodes:
- the RLIG1 gene encoding RNA ligase 1; amino-acid sequence: MRRRGAVQRKVPCLFVTEVKDEPSAKRERQPFKVLATDTITGKALEADVHNAVPTEKVDGTCCYVTTYKGQPYLWARLDRKPSKQGEKRFKRFLYSLEDCKEFVWNIEEDFKPVPDTWIPAKDIEFSNGNPLPDENGHMPGWVPVEKNSKQYCWHSSVVNYEAGVALVLKHHADPGLLEISPVPLSEILEQTLELIGTNINANPYGLGSKKHPVHLLVPHGAFEIKNPPALKQNDILSWFESCTEGKVEGIVWHCHDGCLIKLHRHHLGLPWPLAETYLNSQPVVISFNGTKCDYDFEPKSLFHHFSMLDGQKFDRLKDIKFDA